A window from Culex pipiens pallens isolate TS chromosome 3, TS_CPP_V2, whole genome shotgun sequence encodes these proteins:
- the LOC120423763 gene encoding ventral anterior homeobox 2b: METINKGNQTNIKVKNNFSIEHLLAKPDNQNHGVQSQPSCDPRIVRFGHNSDISDGVNQHGDKVGNDQFMDGATSPDSSCNEELTDNCSEAASEESGTGANDDRKKRPRTAFSAAQIKALETEFERGKYLSVAKRTALAKSLHLTETQIKIWFQNRRTKWKRKYTSDVEQLASHYYSQLGIGNFARPMVVGDRLWLFSQTPGGPAPVQSLLLNAPPHMTPTHPSLRQFQPISPNQPTPSASQPQPPFVTRPSNGYSVSYLHKPMGPTTFPNRLPTSFKPISLEDPSGSFYKGPPELMDGYYGTMRKFGPTELVSGDLSPVSTGSGIADLERAFGNPSSLLNDHQMGKSPEGHAGQNLDGDSVAIGQQAGTLVETYTDSSSEIDCEEVDDKD, translated from the exons ATGGAAACTATCAACAAGGGAAACCAAACGAACATTAAAGTGAAAAACAACTTCAGTATCGAGCACCTGTTGGCGAAGCCTGATAATCAGAATCACGGTGTGCAAAGTCAACCGAGTTGTGATCCAAGAATCGTAAGATTTGGACACAACAGTGATATCAGTGATGGAGTTAATCAGCATGGGGATAAAGTGGGAAACGATCAGTTCATGGATGGTGCCACTTCACCGGATTCAAGTTGTAACGAAGAATTAACGGATAACTGCAGTGAAGCTGCGTCGGAAGAGAGTGGAACAG GAGCCAACGACGATCGCAAGAAACGCCCAAGGACAGCATTTTCCGCGGCCCAAATCAAAGCCCTCGAAACGGAATTCGAACGGGGCAAGTATCTGTCCGTAGCGAAGCGCACTGCCCTGGCCAAATCACTACACCTCACGGAAACCCAAATCAAGATCTGGTTCCAAAACCGACGGACCAAGTGGAAACGCAAGTACACATCGGACGTTGAGCAACTTGCCTCCCATTACTACTCCCAGCTTGGCATTGGAAACTTTGCTCGGCCCATGGTCGTCGGAGATCGGCTGTGGCTCTTTAGCCAAACTCCCGGCGGACCCGCGCCGGTTCAATCGCTCCTGTTGAACGCCCCTCCTCACATGACCCCAACCCATCCGAGTCTGCGGCAATTCCAGCCAATTTCACCAAACCAACCAACGCCGTCGGCATCCCAACCACAGCCGCCATTTGTCACCAGACCCAGCAATGGCTACTCCGTCAGCTACCTCCACAAACCGATGGGCCCGACCACGTTCCCAAATAGACTTCCGACCAGCTTCAAACCCATTTCCCTCGAAGATCCATCAGGCAGCTTCTACAAAGGACCACCAGAGCTCATGGACGGATATTATGGAACCATGAGGAAATTTGGCCCTACAGAACTCGTCAGCGGAGATCTTTCCCCAGTTAGCACTGGATCGGGAATTGCCGATTTGGAGCGGGCATTTGGGAATCCAAGCAGTTTGCTCAACGATCACCAGATGGGAAAGAGTCCCGAAGGCCATGCGGGACAAAATTTGGATGGCGATTCCGTCGCCATCGGACAACAAGCCGGGACACTGGTTGAGACGTATACCGATTCGTCCAGTGAGATAGACTGCGAAGAAGTGGACGATAAGGACTGA
- the LOC128093344 gene encoding uncharacterized protein K02A2.6-like: protein MPGVKVRFSLDESVPPERNAYYNVPAAFRDAARLRLQEMENRGIIEKVTTAPNWISGMSAVAKGKDDFRLVVNMKGPNKAIKREYFRLPLIQEMKSKLSGAKVFTKLDLTSAFYHLELAKESRDLTTFLSECGMYRFTRLMFGVNCAPEVFQREMMRIFKEICNVIIYIDDILIYGESLEELHKTVSEVLRVLRANNLTLNEAKCEFDKVRVKFLGHELDENGFHIDEAKIKHINQFRQPKTSSELRSFLGLASFVSPYIQNFAELTSSLWKVATTKTWKWEAEQSAAFEATKSRIADCTLALGYFCESDRTVLYTDASPVALGAVLVQENSERTPRIISFASKALTPAERRYAQNQREALGAVWAVEYFSYYLLGRSFTLRTDAKGVAFILNRSREDSKRALTRADGWALRLSPYRITVEYVEGKFNIADPSSRLYEGLDDPFDESANPWEIAAIESSNAGFLTEDAIKIATAQDPTLTKVMRALETGDWPKQLRRFQAVGDDLHVKNGLLIKTGCVVMPESLRNQTLEVAHEGHPSSAKLKSILRARVWWPGMAKEAEDWAESCATCVTNGRPEKPTPMERIAIPSAVWDTVALDFNGPYLKFGGIYILLLVDYRSRYLIARGVKSTSFDCTKKVLDEIFDREGFPKNIKSDNGPPFNGEDYKRYCTDHGINAIFSTPLFPQQNGMVECYMKLVNKAMASAVANQTNYMVELQAAIKAHNSAQHAVTKVPPEEVMNGRKIRRGLPLLDSTVARNDELIEERDQRAKQMAKHREDNRRGARECRVMPGDTVVVERQNRVKGDSRFDPTRYTVHKQSNGNLVLSDEKGKLLKRHVSLTRKVKVWRDPKSGSRLPGPMPQEPTVQLQPSETLEEQADVQTRSKRATKVPAYLQDYVRLIEMEYGK, encoded by the exons ATGCCAGGTGTGAAAGTCAGATTCAGTTTGGACGAGTCGGTACCGCCGGAAAGGAACGCATACTACAACGTTCCGGCAGCGTTTCGCGACGCGGCAAGATTAAGGCTGCAGGAGATGGAAAACCGTGGGATCATCGAAAAGGTCACCACCGCGCCGAACTGGATAAGCGGCATGTCCGCCGTTGCTAAAG gGAAGGATGACTTCCGTCTTGTGGTCAACATGAAGGGCCCCAATAAGGCCATCAAGCGGGAGTATTTCCGACTTCCCCTGATCCAGGAAATGAAGTCCAAACTAAGCGGAGCTAAAGTCTTCACGAAGCTTGATCTGACCAGCGCCTTTTATCATCTCGAGTTGGCCAAGGAGTCCAGGGACCTAACCACTTTTCTGTCGGAATGTGGGATGTACAGATTCACTCGTTTGATGTTTGGCGTCAACTGCGCCCCGGAGGTTTTCCAGCGTGAAATGATGCGGATTTTCAAAGAGATTTGCAACGTAATTATCTATATCGACGATATTTTGATTTACGGCGAGAGTCTGGAGGAGCTGCACAAGACGGTTTCGGAGGTGCTTCGAGTGCTAAGGGCGAACAACTTGACTCTCAACGAGGCCAAATGCGAATTTGATAAGGTGCGTGTGAAGTTCTTGGGTCATGAGTTGGACGAGAATGGCTTTCACATTGATGAGGCCAAGATCAAGCACATCAACCAGTTCCGTCAGCCAAAAACCTCATCTGAGCTCCGAAGCTTCCTTGGTCTAGCCTCGTTTGTTAGCCCTTACATTCAAAACTTCGCTGAATTGACAAGCTCGCTGTGGAAGGTCGCGACAACGAAGACCTGGAAGTGGGAAGCGGAGCAATCTGCGGCTTTTGAGGCAACGAAATCGCGCATCGCCGACTGTACGCTAGCGCTGGGCTACTTTTGCGAATCGGACAGAACCGTTCTCTACACGGACGCATCCCCGGTAGCGCTTGGGGCGGTTTTAGTGCAGGAGAATTCGGAACGAACCCCACGGATCATCAGTTTTGCATCGAAAGCGTTGACGCCAGCAGAAAGACGATACGCCCAGAATCAACGAGAAGCATTGGGCGCGGTCTGGGCGGTTGAATACTTCTCGTATTATCTGCTGGGAAGAAGTTTCACCTTGCGTACAGACGCAAAAGGTGTCGCTTTCATACTGAACAGGTCAAGGGAAGACTCGAAGCGAGCACTAACGCGTGCGGACGGCTGGGCGTTGCGTCTCAGCCCATACAGAATCACGGTCGAGTACGTCGAGGGTAAGTTTAACATCGCTGATCCGTCATCTCGACTATACGAAGGCCTAGACGATCCCTTTGACGAGTCCGCCAATCCCTGGGAAATCGCAGCAATCGAATCCAGCAACGCCGGATTCCTGACAGAAGATGCGATTAAGATCGCAACCGCACAGGATCCTACGTTGACCAAGGTGATGCGTGCTCTCGAGACCGGAGATTGGCCTAAACAGTTGCGCAGATTTCAAGCAGTCGGTGATGACCTTCACGTGAAGAATGGTTTGCTAATCAAGACAGGATGCGTCGTCATGCCGGAGTCACTGCGGAATCAAACTCTGGAAGTGGCGCACGAGGGTCATCCATCATCAGCAAAGCTGAAAAGCATTTTGCGAGCTCGCGTCTGGTGGCCAGGGATGGCAAAGGAGGCTGAGGATTGGGCCGAGTCATGTGCAACGTGCGTGACCAACGGACGACCAGAAAAACCTACACCGATGGAGAGAATCGCTATTCCATCTGCCGTGTGGGACACAGTTGCCCTCGACTTCAATGGACCGTATCTGAAATTTGGAGGTATCTACATACTTCTGCTAGTCGATTACAGATCGCGGTACTTGATCGCTCGAGGTGTTAAATCGACCAGCTTCGACTGCACCAAAAAGGTCCTCGACGAGATTTTTGACAGAGAGGGGTTTCCAAAGAACATCAAATCGGACAACGGCCCCCCCTTCAATGGCGAAGATTATAAACGTTACTGCACGGACCACGGAATCAATGCCATCTTCTCAACACCGCTGTTCCCTCAGCAAAATGGTATGGTGGAATGCTATATGAAACTCGTGAATAAGGCCATGGCCTCCGCTGTAGCGAACCAAACGAACTACATGGTTGAGTTGCAGGCCGCGATTAAAGCTCACAACTCCGCTCAGCACGCCGTGACAAAGGTTCCTCCAGAGGAGGTTATGAATGGACGCAAGATACGCCGGGGACTACCATTGCTGGACAGCACCGTTGCGCGCAACGATGAGCTCATCGAGGAGCGCGATCAAAGAGCGAAGCAGATGGCGAAACACCGTGAGGACAACCGTAGGGGTGCCAGGGAGTGCCGCGTAATGCCTGGTGATACCGTGGTCGTCGAAAGGCAAAACCGTGTCAAAGGCGACAGTCGGTTCGATCCGACCAGATACACTGTCCACAAGCAGTCAAACGGGAACCTCGTGTTGTCGGACGAGAAAGGTAAGCTCCTTAAGCGACATGTATCGCTCACTCGGAAGGTGAAGGTCTGGCGGGATCCGAAGTCTGGTTCTAGGTTGCCAGGACCGATGCCACAGGAACCGACCGTACAGTTGCAGCCTTCTGAAACGCTAGAAGAACAGGCGGATGTCCAGACGCGCTCAAAACGAGCCACAAAAGTTCCAGCTTATCTCCAGGATTACGTCCGCCTGATCGAAATGGAATACGGGAAGTAA
- the LOC128093345 gene encoding uncharacterized protein LOC128093345: MEKTLATIAAALDSPRPTEQCVLPGAPLQPPASPVVPADAGLSRAPQGAPISLEHIPKFPDNVPASKMWAELFTYLDQFNMALSLNNVEEPRKKTELLYLALGSQTQEVIRAAGLRPSNYDDPNCYNTFVTEIEAYFKSMTDPTAELLEFSSLKQRPGESTIQFFSRVTARARLCGHSADEEKRYVRVQLLKGMTNQELAGQARTLGYATELVLQAATRSEAFAATPTAGPSNAVMEVKGSKRPGHRSSDRSSSGKGDRGGKGDRGGKYERGGGNDRGRPPPAKRYRNMKFEAIPKCSRCGRRNHNGLGCPAIGRKCIKCGQPDHFAVVCREKEISNVDDDVDANKEQKEEV; the protein is encoded by the coding sequence ATGGAAAAGACGCTGGCGACCATCGCAGCCGCGTTAGACAGCCCTCGTCCAACAGAGCAATGCGTCCTCCCAGGCGCACCACTGCAACCGCCGGCAAGTCCAGTCGTGCCAGCTGACGCAGGCCTTTCGAGGGCCCCGCAGGGAGCGCCTATCAGTCTGGAACACATTCCAAAGTTTCCGGACAACGTGCCAGCCAGCAAAATGTGGGCTGAACTCTTCACATACCTCGACCAGTTCAACATGGCGCTGTCGCTGAACAATGTAGAGGAGCCAAGGAAGAAGACTGAGCTGCTGTACCTGGCGCTGGGATCACAAACCCAAGAAGTGATCAGGGCGGCGGGTCTCCGCCCGAGTAATTATGATGATCCGAATTGCTACAACACGTTCGTGACTGAAATCGAGGCTTACTTTAAGTCTATGACTGACCCTACCGCTGAACTGCTGGAATTCAGTTCCCTGAAGCAAAGACCAGGCGAGTCTACAATACAGTTTTTCTCAAGAGTGACGGCTCGTGCCCGGCTTTGTGGTCACTCTGCCGACGAGGAGAAGCGTTACGTTCGAGTGCAGCTGCTTAAAGGAATGACCAACCAGGAACTCGCTGGTCAAGCCAGGACGCTGGGTTACGCAACAGAGCTTGTACTGCAAGCGGCTACCAGGAGCGAAGCCTTCGCAGCCACGCCGACGGCTGGGCCATCTAACGCTGTTATGGAGGTCAAAGGAAGTAAGCGTCCAGGACACCGAAGCTCGGACAGATCTAGCAGTGGAAAGGGCGATCGAGGTGGAAAGGGCGATCGTGGTGGAAAGTACGAACGCGGTGGAGGGAACGATCGAGGTCGGCCGCCCCCGGCCAAGCGATATCGCAACATGAAGTTCGAAGCAATTCCGAAGTGCTCCCGGTGCGGCCGTCGTAATCACAACGGTCTGGGGTGCCCGGCAATTGGACGCAAGTGCATCAAATGTGGACAGCCGGATCACTTCGCGGTCGTCTGCCGGGAGAAGGAAATCAGCAACGTCGATGACGATGTCGACGCCAACAAAGAACAGAAAGAAGAGGTatga
- the LOC120423788 gene encoding uncharacterized protein LOC120423788: MAKRKSNMSALYFPVELSLADTDCVVCQDDAKNPVFCTTCKKMLCFACIMRCESSAGCPTCRGQIQRNVLRDQCKLYSCEDHDQLLTMLCTDCEVCVCKQCLAKDADHAKHSFVSIDSIRADLAQAMDKLYEYMDLVDGFNGLGTVKNISGELAEKYFTFSNVLQANIDKIKSTVAEIEGHNLKNLIKNRKDIKALLQATVDELDQMNEPEPREIYELEVFPMEVNPKPSGNFRYVYTNKIFDNFGNRWKINFFPKYHKFRGASNPNFCAFSLSLKSGIPGRYEVKIDAEKPHIKFRKVLEIFSVASTSATHMLTLHSEVDPFQALTVSIRPTNFKYHLQCSKLYQELISKPSDNTFDAVFFQIERFSEATEEFPKQNAPTNQVEKFFKDKTGTQWRIGIELKRPNSIQLRLEHFDGAAGRFEFFAELINPNDESLNVKYTACHQFAFGATYCIRKLSAPFSGAVQSIKVGIRPAPQLTGTKRIRAEVQRMLRKLAGNG; this comes from the exons ATGGCAAAACGAAAAAGTAACATGTCGGCGTTGTACTTTCCGGTGGAACTATCCCTGGCGGACACGGATTGTGTCGTTTGCCAGGATGACGCCAAAAATCCGGTTTTTTGTACGACCTGCAAGAAAATGCTATGCTTTGCGTGCATCATGCGCTGTGAAAGTTCGGCAGGATGTCCCACGTGTCGCGGTCAGATTCAGCGGAACGTGCTTAGGGACCAGTGCAAGTTGTATTCCTGTGAGGACCATGATCAACTACTGACCATGCTGTGTACGGACTGTGAGGTTTGCGTGTGCAAGCAGTGCCTGGCGAAAGATGCTGACCACGCGAAGCATTCCTTCGTCAGCATTGATAGTATTCGAGCAGATTTGGCACAGGCGATGGACAAACTGTACGAGTACATGGACTTGGTCGACGGATTCAACGGGCTTGGAACCGTGAAGAACATCAGCGGAGAGCTGGCGGAGAAATATTTTACCTTCAGTAATGTCCTGCAAGCCAACATCGATAAGATCAAATCAACTGTAGCGGAGATTGAGggtcataatttgaaaaatctgatcAAAAATCGAAAGGATATCAAAGCCTTGCTTCAAGCAACCGTCGACGAGTTGGACCAGATGAATGAACCTGAACCGCGCGAAATTTATGAACTGGAAGTCTTTCCAATGGAGGTGAATCCTAAACCTTCTGGAAACTTCCGTTATGTCTACACAAACAAGATTTTCGACAACTTTGGTAATCGGTGGAAGATCAACTTCTTCCCAAAATATCACAAGTTTCGTGGAGCCAGTAATCCTAACTTTTGTGCATTCAGTCTATCTCTGAAATCGGGAATCCCTGGAAG ATACGAGGTGAAAATTGACGCTGAAAAACCACACATCAAATTTCGAAAAGTCTTGGAAATTTTCAGCGTAGCTTCGACTTCTGCAACGCACATGCTAACGCTACATTCAGAAGTGGATCCGTTTCAAGCTCTGACTGTGAGCATCAGACCAACCAACTTCAAATATCACCTGCAGTGTTCAAAGTTGTATCAGGAGCTGATCAGCAAACC ATCCGACAACACATTCGACGCGGTCTTTTTCCAAATCGAGCGTTTTTCCGAAGCCACGGAAGAATTCCCAAAGCAAAATGCTCCAACAAACCAAGTGGAGAAATTCTTCAAAGATAAAACCGGAACGCAGTGGCGCATCGGAATCGAACTCAAACGGCCCAACTCGATCCAGCTTCGCTTGGAGCACTTTGACGGTGCTGCCGGCAGATTCGAATTCTTCGCCGAGCTGATCAACCCCAACGACGAATCGCTGAACGTTAAATACACCGCGTGTCACCAGTTTGCCTTCGGGGCAACGTATTGCATTAGGAAGCTTAGCGCTCCCTTTTCCGGCGCTGTCCAGAGTATAAAAGTGGGAATAAGACCGGCGCCACAGCTTACCGGAACTAAGAGGATTCGAGCGGAGGTGCAAAGGATGCTGCGCAAGCTGGCTGGCAATGGATAA